The Desulfuromonadaceae bacterium genome contains the following window.
CGACCCACAGGTCTCCTGCCGGAGTCACGGTTTTATTCGTCAGACTGGCACAGCCACCCAAAAGGAGTGTGGCGAGGACAAGCAGCAGTATATCTCGCGATCGGTTAAACATGGGAAACCTCCTTGCGGCAAGAGCGGTCTAAGATGATCAAAAATAAAATTTCAATAAGTGAGACAGTCAACTTGCATTCTAGCGTTTGTGGAGAAAATGTCAAAGGAGCTGGCGTCGCAAAAAGTCCACCCTCCGGCGTTACACTGGTTTTTCAGGACCTCGACCGCCTGATGCAGGCCTTCGCCCCTGAAAAACCACCAAGCCTTGGAGGACGAAATTTTTGCTTGGCCAGCTAATTTTTGCGAGTGCACCAAAGGAGCGTTGCAAATGAAATTGCGTGCAGATAGAATACGCGGATGACTGAGCAGACAGAGACAGACCGGCGGCCAGCGCAACTGCAACGGTTGCGTGAAGAACACTTTGAAGCGCTGATTATCGGCGGCGGCATCAACGGTGCGGGGCTCGCCCGCGACCTGGCATTGCGTGGTTTCCAGGTGGCACTGGTCGAGAAGGGCGATTATGCCAGTGGCACTTCGAGTGCTTCGACCAAGCTCATCCATGGTGGCTTGCGCTATCTGGAAAACTTCGATTTTCGCCTGGTTTTTGAAGCCTGTCGCGAACGGCGCACACTGCGACGCATTGCCCCCCATCTGGTCCATCCTCTCCCGTTTCTGATTCCGGTCTATCAGGGGGATCCCCGCCCGCTGTGGATGGTGCGCGCCGGGATGTGGCTCTACGACCTGCTGGCGCTCTTCCGCAATACCGGACGACACAGTATTCTGACGCCAAAAGTGGCGCTGGAACGTGAACCGGAGCTGCATCCCGAGGGGCTCAGCGGGGTCGCGCTCTATTGGGACTGTCGTATGGACGACGCCCGGCTGTGTCTCGAAAACATTCTCGGCGCAACCGCAGCGGGCGCAGTGACTGCCAACTATCTGCCCGTTGTTGAGCTGTTGCGCGAAGCGGGGCGAAGTGCCGGAGTCCGGGTCCGGGATACGGAGAGCGGCGATGAATTTATCATTCGGGCCAAGGTGGTGATTAACGCCACCGGGCCCTGGCTGGAGCACGTCTGTGCCTTGGCCGGGGATCATGGTGTGAAGTTGCGACCGACGCGCGGCACCCACATTCTGGTGCCACGCATCAATCATGGCGAGGAAGCCCTTTATTTGACCGCCGGGGGGGATGGTCGCCTCTTTTTTGTGATCCCCTGGAAAGAATTATCACTGATCGGCACAACCGACGATGATGATCGCGGTGATCCCGACCGGGTCGTTGCCACCGAGGCGGATATTGCTTATCTGCTCGCGGAATCGCGACGCCACCTGCGCAATGTGCGTCTGCAACGCCGCGATGTTGTTGCCTCCTTCTCCGGCTTGCGGGCGTTGGCGATTGATGAGGCGGCCAACACTGGCCGCACCTCGCGTGAACACCGGATCTACACCGACGCCAGCGGTCTGATTTCGATCGCCGGGGGGAAATATACCACTTATCGGGCGGTGGCGGCAGAGCTTGCCGATCTGGTCGCCAGGCGGCTGGGGAAATACGGCGCGGAGCTGACCGCTACGCTGCCATTGCCGGGGGGAGCGACCGGAAAATTTTCCCGCTATGTGGCGCAGCAGACCCCGCTATTGGCGAGGCGCTACGGCTGTGCCGATGCCACGGTTCGGCGCTTGCTGGGGATCTACGGATCACGGACGGAAGCGGTGCTGGCCCTGACCGCAACTGAACCGGAGCTGTTGCAACCGGTGGTTGCCGGTTCAACATTGCTCGCTGCGCAGGTCGTGTTTGCCGCTATGAACGAACAGGCCCGCACCCCCGAGGATGTATTGCGACGCCGCACGCCGCTGGCGCTGGAACGCGGTTGCGGCATGGCCGAACTGACTGCGGTCAGTCGTTTGCTGGCGCAACGGCTGGGGACGACAACGGCCACGCAACAGCAATGGGAAACTGATTATCGCCACAAATACAAGGATGTCGATGATGAAAATTGAGGTTAAAGCAGCAAACGCCCTGAA
Protein-coding sequences here:
- the glpD gene encoding glycerol-3-phosphate dehydrogenase, which gives rise to MTEQTETDRRPAQLQRLREEHFEALIIGGGINGAGLARDLALRGFQVALVEKGDYASGTSSASTKLIHGGLRYLENFDFRLVFEACRERRTLRRIAPHLVHPLPFLIPVYQGDPRPLWMVRAGMWLYDLLALFRNTGRHSILTPKVALEREPELHPEGLSGVALYWDCRMDDARLCLENILGATAAGAVTANYLPVVELLREAGRSAGVRVRDTESGDEFIIRAKVVINATGPWLEHVCALAGDHGVKLRPTRGTHILVPRINHGEEALYLTAGGDGRLFFVIPWKELSLIGTTDDDDRGDPDRVVATEADIAYLLAESRRHLRNVRLQRRDVVASFSGLRALAIDEAANTGRTSREHRIYTDASGLISIAGGKYTTYRAVAAELADLVARRLGKYGAELTATLPLPGGATGKFSRYVAQQTPLLARRYGCADATVRRLLGIYGSRTEAVLALTATEPELLQPVVAGSTLLAAQVVFAAMNEQARTPEDVLRRRTPLALERGCGMAELTAVSRLLAQRLGTTTATQQQWETDYRHKYKDVDDEN